aaTATTGAAAGAAATTCACTGTTAAATGGAAATGGGAACCAAAAAGAGGATAACACTCTTGTGGAATACTAAAATATAGTCACTCATGTTGAGAGGAAGCCAAAATGTCTTAATTTATGCAATCATAATTGTTGTGCTCCTATACCGCATTTAGAAAGGAACATAAAGAGATAGATATCGTAGATCAAAACACAATGGAGACAAcagaaattgagaaaaaaaaaaaagacacagaAAATCCATAGGTTTGCTTATCCATTTCTACTTTCATATACTAGCAAAAAAATATCTACCTACTGGAAAGCAGAAAATTATTAGCATATAAAGCTCTCTTActgcatataatttttttacatgaaTAAGAAACTGATATTGTAATGCAAAAATGTATCTTTATGTATGTTACATAGTAATCACCCaaggattcttttttttttttaatttttttttccttttgccgTTTCAATCAAAGAACGCTCAAAGAGCTGAATTCACAACCAAAATCCcgttgtgtttgtgtgtatttACATCTATGTATACAAACTTTACTTAAGCCCTCAGATAATTAAAACCAATCAGTTCTAGATGATTGTGCAGACTTCAGAAATGTACTCAGATCAAAACTAGAAAGTGGATATACCTTCTCTGTGAGATATTTAAATGCAACCCTCTTTTGTCCTGCTTCATATATATTGCATTGGGAGTATATCTGATATCACAATATAGATACAAGACCTTTAATCACCTAGAGTAGGAAAAAACTTGAAaccttttaaattttcaaaccaACAAATAATAGAATTTGGTTAATAAAAATAGCACCTGTGATTCCACACTGGCACAAACAGCATAAATGCCCCAGTTTCTGGTATAATTGTTGTAAAGATGCACTTTCCCATATCTAACTCGAGGATGCCGCTGTTTGGTCCCATCAAAAAAACAATGGTGAATGGTCACTCGAATGCATCTGTCGCCAATATGAGAAGGGTCTGCTCCAATGAGCATTGTCTTGTCATGTTGTAAAAAGTGACACCTGAAGCCAATGTTTGAAGACATTAACtataattctttatttttcaatgaGAGAAATTTCTTGAAACAAGGAATTTTGATCTCACCTAGAAACAGTAATATCTGTGCTTTCCCTAGTGATATCTATCAGTCCATCATCATAGTCACGAAGGGTGCAGCGGTCTATCCATATATGTTTTGAATTAGGTTTGATTTGGATGGCATCAACATCAGGACCTCTACCACCTTCAAACTCCAGATTGCATATAATTACATGTTCACACTCCTTCAGCCTCAAACCTTTCCCGGTGAGTTTAATCCTTTGTCCTCGGCCATCAATGGTCTTATAGGACGACACATTCAAGTAAGAAGAGAGATGAATGGTGCCTGAAACTTCAAACACAATCCATAGTGGTTCTTTATTGCGACATCCTTCACGAAGTGATCCTGGCCCATCATCTGCAAAACCATAATGAAGAATATGTTATGCACATCAGAACACAATCAAATACAGACTCTTGGAAACCTCTAGAATGGCCCTCCAAAGAGAAGAGTTTGACAAGCCGATGCCCCAACTACACCAATACAATTTGTCAATAGTTCAGGTAGGGAATACCAAATTGAATTACAAATTCAGGTTTGGCAACCCAACCCacataaccattttttttttattgattgaagCCCACATAACCATAATCACACTGAAGACTATCAATAAAATATACTTGTACCCCCAATAAAAACTTATAGTGCTACAAAGCCTTAGAGTGATGTTaggaatattacaaattttactatataaactTTACAAACAGGTGTgttatcaatcataaaaaaataataattcaaaacttACTTATCACATCGTTGAAGTGGCACAAATCACATTCATTGTTACATTGCCATGTCAATTTGTAAGCTTCTCTAACAAAATTTACACTAAGATTTTTAGCAAAAGTCTAAACTTTGCAATAAGAACAACCTAGTAAAACTCTACCTCAATTCCACTATTCGCTAAAACCTTGAACATTTCCATTATTTCCATTAGTAAAAGCCCTATAAATGCAACAATTCCAAACTCACAAATCGACCTAACCAGTTGAAACAACCCCATCGAATCAACAATGTCCAGGAAATTCACATTATCATGATGAtcatatttacatatatataagtaaCCAAAAACTAAAGCACCCAAAACTAATAAACTATAACTGTTAAACCAGTGAACATTAAAATCCCAAAAGCCTAACATATAACCATAAACCACTCTTTCGCATCCAACTTTTGAAACctaataaaaacacaaaatcccAACGCcagaattttgaatttcataaatacaaacacataattttatataaacaaatagaGGGAGGAAATGAAAAAGCATGAAGGCTGTGACCTGCTAAGGTGGTGACATGGTAAAGAGAACCGTGGAGCCCACCGATGGCGCGGTGGCCGAACCCCTCGGCTTGGCCGGCGAGGGCTCGTAGGGTCGAGTCCACATGACCGTAAGGCAAGGAGACCATGTCGGTTTTGGGCTTAAACTTGGTGGAGCTGGGGACTTGTGGAGCTTGATCTGATGGACCATATTTAAAGGGCTGTGAATTTGAAGGCGGTTTATTTTGATGAGAGCTGTTACGGTGTTTGCGATGGCCATGGATGTTCCCCATTTAATTGCAgacgtttttgtttttgctcaGATATTAATTAAGGTTGGAACTTCAGCTTTTAAAGTTGAAACTGAAACTGAACTCTAAAAgctgtgtgtatgtgtgtgtttctgtTTCTGTCAACAGAGATAACTGCCGACATTCGAGGTTTAAGTTGTTATTCGTTGCTTCGCATATGTAAAAATGTTATTCCATCTGAGCCTTCTCGTTGGTTGATCTTTGCGGGACACTACTTTGGACCGTTAGATTTGAAACCGtacctcttttttttatcttttactgTTGATAAcgatttttttcccccaaattttttattatttctctcaactaCTCTGGCAAAATTTTCCAAACAGTATAATACTGGAAAAATTTTAAGCGAATGGCATGTGTTCAAAGTTTATTAGTTAGTTAAACTCTTTTTTGGAAATCGAGTACAGAAAAATTGACTTCTAGCCAAAATCTCAACCAAAATCGAGTTTACTATACTCGACTTTCGTTTTTATCCACCTCAGAGCTGATTTTTTGTTGGAAGTTGAGTATATTAAACTTGATTTTGGCTGAAAGTCGATTTTACTGTACTCGATTTTCAAAAAAGAGTCCAATTAACTAATAAACTTTAAATGCATGCCGTTTGCCTAAAATTTTTTTCAGAATTATACTGTTTGGCAAATTTTTCCCAACTACTCTTTACATTCGcgtgctttctctctctctctctctctctctctacccatttttctGATTTGTTGCTCTTTCTCTATACACATCTTTCTACCCATTTCTGAACActgatcaactctccctctcggTCTAATCCACACCTTCTCGGTGAGATCTCCCTAGCTTCGATCAGGCCAGACCCATCTCAGTCaaatctccctagctccgattaGGCAAGACCCATGAGCTCCGATCAAGCAAGACCCACAAGCTCCTATCAAGCAAGACCCACAAGCTCCGATCAAACTCGGTCAAGCACCGATCAAACAAGACCCACAAGCACCGATCAAGCAAGACCCACAAGCACCGATTGttccagtcaagcaccgatcaagCATCAATCTATCTCTCTGTTGGTTTGtttgtgtgggtttgtttgtgtgtgggtgtgtttatgtatttttgtgttgatttgtctgtgtggatgtgtttgtgtgtgggtgtgtttatgtgcatttgaggaaaaagaagatgaggagagaAGTCACTAAGTTCGTTGTGCACGgacaagagagaaaaaaaaaggtgcgaatgtaaaattaataaaataataaaatacacatttacagtaaccgtgtatatatgcacggttaaTGTAGcaaatgtgtatatatacacagtTTTAAAAAGACTGATGTGGAAGATTTTTGgggcaaaatgtgtaaaattggttgGTTTATGCATTTTACAAAGTTTTACATCCATTGATGTGGATGtttttaaatgctaaattttaacatcaagtttgtaaaaagtactaaaaaagcAAGTTACAACAAACAtgctaaactttttaaaaaaaaaatacaatctgAGCTACAGTGAGCTTTCATCTTTGAAAGCTCACTGTAGCTCCGGtcttaaaaaaaacatcattattttaatgtttgtgGTGGAAAATGTGGTTTGTgtagttgttttattttatttcattttaatgagtagtttatattattttaaaggaaatggtaagaaaagaaaacctttgatgttgggtgtattgtatgATGAgttattaaaattgataaagtggctttttgagatgctaaatgctaaaatttttaaaaactttgatAGGAATGCTCTAAGGATATTTACTTTATCTTAAATATAAGAATATCCATAATTaagtaaatttgtaatttaatttttcatagcTGAGAAAATTACACCATATAAGTTTGTTCAATTTTGCGGTTCTAGTTAGCTTAGTTTGGTAAAAGAGATCTAGAGTTCAATCCCAATacaaaccaaaaattgattggtgttttagtctgatgataaagaacatTCATTAGGAGCAGACGCTATCAGTTgaaattctctataaaaaaaaaagtttggtcaattgtcattttagttttattagttccgtttttgtcattttagtcctatGATTTCACATTAGCTATCACAATTGGTCTTAACAACTATCTTTTTAACAAAACAGATGaag
This genomic stretch from Castanea sativa cultivar Marrone di Chiusa Pesio chromosome 9, ASM4071231v1 harbors:
- the LOC142611244 gene encoding putative pectate lyase 4, yielding MGNIHGHRKHRNSSHQNKPPSNSQPFKYGPSDQAPQVPSSTKFKPKTDMVSLPYGHVDSTLRALAGQAEGFGHRAIGGLHGSLYHVTTLADDGPGSLREGCRNKEPLWIVFEVSGTIHLSSYLNVSSYKTIDGRGQRIKLTGKGLRLKECEHVIICNLEFEGGRGPDVDAIQIKPNSKHIWIDRCTLRDYDDGLIDITRESTDITVSRCHFLQHDKTMLIGADPSHIGDRCIRVTIHHCFFDGTKQRHPRVRYGKVHLYNNYTRNWGIYAVCASVESQIYSQCNIYEAGQKRVAFKYLTEKATDREEATTGCINSEGDLFMSATQAGLMTKDTAHKMFHPSEHYPIWTVEPPTDDLKQVLQHCTGWQSVPRPADEKAVA